A window of Kineococcus sp. NBC_00420 genomic DNA:
TGAGCCTCGGGATCCCCGCCGTGGCCGGGTTGTCCGTGCTGCACGGGTTCGTGCCACCGCACCCGGGACCGCTGGTCGCGATCGACAACCTGCACGCCGACCTCGGCCGGACCCTCGCCTTCGGTCTGGTTCTCGCGATCCCGACCGTGGTGATCGCCGGTCCGCTGCTCGCGCCGCTGGTCTCGCGCTTCGGCCCCCAGGACGCCGAGCACCTGCCCACGACGGGCGGTGATCTCGGGGGTGCTGATCCGGACGCTCGCCGACCCTCCCTGCCGGGCATCCTCACCGTCGTCCTGCTCCCGGTCGCACTGATGCTCGCCCGCGCCGTCGCCGAGATCGCCCTGCCCGAGGAGAACGGCGCCCGGACGCTGCTGGTGGCTCTCGGCACCCCGCTGGTGGCCCTGCTCATCGGGGTCCTCGCCGCGATCCCGTTGCTGGGGCTCAGCGTCGGGATGGATCGGCGCAGGATCGGCTCGACCATCGACGCGTCCCTGCCGCCGATCGCCTCGACGCTGCTGATCATCGCCGCCGGCGGCGGGTTCAAGCAGGTCCTCATCGACGCCGGGGTCGGGAAGCTGGTGGGGGAGCAGGCGTCCGTGCTGAGCCTGTCGCCGCTGATCCTGGGTTGGATCGTCGCCGTGCTCATCCGGCTCGCGACGGGGTCCGCGACGGTGGCGACCATCACCGCGGCGAGCATCGTCGCCCCGTTGGCGGGTGACCTCTCCGCCAACCACCTCGCCCTGCTGGCCCTCTCGGTCGGGGCCGGCTCGCTGTTCTTCTCCCACGTCAACGACGTCGGGTTCTGGCTGG
This region includes:
- a CDS encoding GntT/GntP/DsdX family permease, which gives rise to MTTALSTAVQSAAWTGTDTRLVVAALLGIAVVVVVVSWAKLNAFIALILGSAVLGLVAGMPVADIVASFSIGLGDGDGAAGGAGKTFADVGILVALGAVLGRFLADSGGANELVDRVVDRVHGKALPWALAGAAVVVGLPMFFEIGLVLLVPIVVLVAKRTGRPVLSLGIPAVAGLSVLHGFVPPHPGPLVAIDNLHADLGRTLAFGLVLAIPTVVIAGPLLAPLVSRFGPQDAEHLPTTGGDLGGADPDARRPSLPGILTVVLLPVALMLARAVAEIALPEENGARTLLVALGTPLVALLIGVLAAIPLLGLSVGMDRRRIGSTIDASLPPIASTLLIIAAGGGFKQVLIDAGVGKLVGEQASVLSLSPLILGWIVAVLIRLATGSATVATITAASIVAPLAGDLSANHLALLALSVGAGSLFFSHVNDVGFWLVKQYFGLTVGQTLKSWSVMETVISVCGLGGVLLLSLAF